A genome region from Panicum virgatum strain AP13 chromosome 4K, P.virgatum_v5, whole genome shotgun sequence includes the following:
- the LOC120702523 gene encoding uncharacterized protein LOC120702523 — protein MTGAARRQASTAHPRIQGDLASDRDVGGGSFDLVTRMECSFFRPATSCGMGQGRNDDGDLQELNFLTVSSSLRFLQSLSPSLVGSLRTQGAYSVAPPVHDFRCSWCTPLQQLSFKHERDLIYRWVF, from the exons ATGACaggtgccgcccgccgccaggCCAGCACTGCGCATCCTCGCATTCAAGGCGACCTAGCTTCAGATCGGGATGTGGGTGGTGGTTCCTTCGATTTGGTCACCAGGATGGAGTGCTCCTTCTTTCGACCCGCTACCTCATGCGGGATGGGGCAAGGACGCAACGACGACGGCGACCTGCAGGAGCTCAACTTCCTCACCGTCTCCTCAAGCTTGCGATTTCTTCAGAG TTTATCTCCCTCACTTGTGGGTAGTCTGAGGACACAAGGAGCATATTCTGTTGCACCTCCTGTCCACGACTTCAGATGCTCATGGTGCACGCCCCTTCAGCAGCTCAGTTTCAAGCATGAGAG GGATCTTATTTACAGGTGGGTGTTCTGA
- the LOC120702524 gene encoding enolase 1-like, whose product MAVTIASVKARQIFDSRGNPTVEVDVVLSDGSLARGAVPSGASTGIYEALELRDGGSDYLGKGVLKAVDNVNSIIGPAIIGKDPTEQVDIDNFMVQQLDGTSNEWGWCKQKLGANAILAVSLAVCKAGAMVKKIPLYQHIANLAGNKTLVLPVPAFNVINGGSHAGNKLAMQEFMILPTGASSFKEAMKMGVEVYHNLKSIIKKKYGQDATNVGDEGGFAPNIQENKEGLELLKAAIEKAGYTGKVVIGMDVAASEFFSDKDKTYDLNFKEDNNDGSNKISGDSLKDLYKSFVSEYPIVSIEDPFDQDDWSTYAKLTDEIGEQVQIVGDDLLVTNPTRVAKAINEKTCNALLLKVNQIGSVTESIEAVRMSKRAGWGVMASHRSGETEDTFIADLSVGLATGQIKTGAPCRSERLAKYNQLLRIEEELGAAAVYAGAKFRAPVEPY is encoded by the exons ATGGCGGTGACGATCGCGTCCGTGAAGGCGAGGCAGATCTTCGACAGCCGCGGCAACCCCACCGTCGAG GTGGACGTGGTCCTCAGCGACGGCAGCCTCGCGAGGGGGGCCGTGCCCAGCGGCGCATCCACTG GAATATATGAGGCCTTGGAGTTGAGGGATGGAGGATCTGACTATCTTGGCAAGGGTGTTCTTAAG GCTGTGGATAATGTGAATAGCATTATTGGACCAGCAATTATTGGAAAG GACCCCACGGAGCAGGTTGACATTGACAACTTCATGGTCCAGCAGCTTGACGGAACCTCCAACGAATGGGGCTGGTGTAAACAAAAG CTTGGAGCAAATGCTATTCTTGCCGTGTCACTAGCTGTGTGTAAAGCTGGAGCCATGGTGAAGAAGATTCCTCTTTACCAG CACATTGCAAATCTCGCTGGAAACAAAACACTGGTGCTGCCTGTACCTGCTTTTAATGTGATTAATGGAGGATCGCATGCTGGAAACAAGCTTGCCATGCAG GAGTTCATGATCCTCCCAACTGGTGCTTCCTCATTCAAGGAGGCCATGAAGATGGGAGTTGAGGTGTATCACAACCTGAAG AGCATAATCAAGAAAAAGTATGGTCAAGATGCTACAAACGTTGGGGATGAAGGTGGCTTTGCACCTAACATTCAG GAAAACAAAGAGGGCCTTGAACTGTTGAAGGCAGCTATAGAAAAGGCTGGCTACACTGGAAAG GTGGTCATTGGAATGGATGTTGCTGCTTCTGAATTCTTTAGTGATAAGGATAAGACATATGATCTTAATTTCAAGGAGGAT AACAACGACggttcaaacaaaatttcaggTGACAGTCTGAAAGATCTGTACAAGTCCTTCGTTTCTGAGTACCCTATTGTCTCGATCGAAGACCCGTTTGATCAGGATGACTGGTCCACCTATGCCAAACTCACTGATGAGATTGGAGAACAAGTGCAGATTGTAGGAGATGATCTTCTTGTTACTAATCCCACT AGGGTTGCCAAGGCCATCAATGAGAAGACCTGCAATGCTCTTCTGTTGAAG GTGAATCAAATCGGCTCGGTGACCGAGAGTATTGAGGCTGTTAGAATGTCCAAGCGTGCTGGATGGGGAGTGATGGCAAGCCACAGGAG TGGTGAGACAGAGGACACCTTCATTGCTGACCTCTCGGTTGGGCTAGCTACG GGTCAAATCAAGACAGGAGCTCCCTGCCGTTCTGAGCGCCTGGCCAAATACAACCAG CTGCTCAGGATCGAGGAAGAGCTTGGTGCTGCGGCTGTCTATGCCGGAGCAAAGTTCAGGGCACCAGTGGAACCCTACTAA